The uncultured Roseibium sp. DNA segment ACTGGATCGAGAAGGTCAGGCCTTCGTCGGCGTAGTAGCCGGCGGCTTCCGCATAGAGAACGGAGCCGAATGCCAGAGACAGGCTGAACGGGGTTATGAATTGAAACTCATCGCCCGCAGCATATCCGGATTTCGGAAGGGCAAGATAGGCTGCCCCGGTGGCTGCTGCGCCAAGAAAATTCCTGCGGTTCAGTTTACCTGTCATCATCATGCTGGCGTCCCCGTTTGCTTGTTGGCAGTTACGAAGACTCAAGCCTATGTGTAAGTATTTTCACTAGCGATAGGCCGTTTTATATATAAAACGCAGGTTAAAAAGAAAACGCAACCAGAGATATACTTTTCCTTCTTACCGCTACCCTAAGCACTACGTTGCCGTTTCCTGCCAGCCGAGCAACCTGGAAATGCGCTTGGCTGTCCGAACCACGGACTCACGCACCGGGCCGTGGATCTCCGCCAGGTGCTGTTCGGAGATCGGTGCGGTGACATTGATGCCGGCGGCAACGCGCCCGGTGATGTCGTGAATGGGCGCTGCGACCGAGGCAATACCCGCTTCGAAATTGCCGGCATGCACGATCGCTTCCGCGCCATGATCTGCTTTCGCCTGGGAGAGGACCTCGGTCATGCTGATGGCACCGCGCACAAGCGAGGCGTTGTCGCTGCGGAACATGCTGACGAGGCTGTCGGTGGACAGATCCGCCAGCATCACGCGCCCGATGGCGGTGTTTCGGGCAGGAAGCCGGCTACCGACATGGACAATGGACATGTCCGCATATTTGGCAGGAATCCGAAGCACGTAGAGAACCGAGGTGCCGTCCAGCACCCCCATATGGGCGGACCAGTTCAGTTCGTCGCGCAGGCGCTCCAGTTCCGGCTGGGCGATCTCCACGATCTCGCGCGTGGCCAGATAACCGTAGCTGAGCCTCAGGATACCGGGACCGACCGCATAGGTGTTGGTGCGCTGGTCGTGGATCAGGCATCCCATCTCTGCTAGTGTGTAGACCGTACGGAACGCTGCGGAGCGCGTGATCCCCAGACGTTCGGATATGTCTTTCAGGGAAAGGTTCGGTGTTTCCGGGGTAAAACACTGCAACGCCTTCAATCCGCGCACGAGGCCCGGGACCAGGTATCGATCCTCGTCAGCCGCCATGTTCTCTCATCTTCCTGTTCGCCGAAGTGAAATCGGTTTGCGTTTCACCAGTAAAACGCAGCCTCACCCGTAAAACAAGATGCCCCTAGAGTTGATCCATATCAACCGCGTATGAGGACGGAGACGCTGTCATGAACATTGAGAACCAGGAATTCAAAACGCTTCAAGAGGCTCTGAAGGCCAATACCGGCCGCTTTGTCGACAAGCGCTTCGACTGGGAAGCCTTCCCGTCGAACATCGGTTTTCCCGACCTTTCCCGCGCCCAGATGCGTTACATTGGCGCCGGTGGCTCGCCGAAGGTCGGCGACAACACGACCCTTAAGCCGGATCACTTCACCCTGTCCCTGATCTACAAGGAGCCGGGCAAATACGCCGCCTGCCACAGCCATGAGATCGAGGAAAGTTTCCTGATCATCGACGGCAGCCTGATCGTCGGCTGGGAAAAGGACGGCGAAGTGGTCGAAGTCAACCTCGGCCCGAAGGACATGATCCTGAACGCCCGCGAAATCGGCCACGGTTTCCGTGTCGACGGCGTCGAGCCGGTTTTGATGTCGATTTCCGTCGACGTCGGCAAGCCGCTGCCGCCGGTCTACCACTACCACCCGAAGGAGCATGCGCCGGAACTGGCCCGCAGCTTCGGTGCCGAACCGGGCAAGACCATGCCGTTCGACCCGAACGGATCCCATCCCCTGCAGAAGCTGATGGGAAAATACGTTGCCCGTCACAATGAACTGGAAACGATCTGGGACGATGCCGGCTTCACCCGCAAGGTCTACTGCGGCCCCGGAGGCGTGGAGACCGACACCTGCCGGAAGGAAATGCTCGGTATTCCGTCGCGGGTCGGCGTCAAGCCGTTCACGCG contains these protein-coding regions:
- a CDS encoding IclR family transcriptional regulator yields the protein MAADEDRYLVPGLVRGLKALQCFTPETPNLSLKDISERLGITRSAAFRTVYTLAEMGCLIHDQRTNTYAVGPGILRLSYGYLATREIVEIAQPELERLRDELNWSAHMGVLDGTSVLYVLRIPAKYADMSIVHVGSRLPARNTAIGRVMLADLSTDSLVSMFRSDNASLVRGAISMTEVLSQAKADHGAEAIVHAGNFEAGIASVAAPIHDITGRVAAGINVTAPISEQHLAEIHGPVRESVVRTAKRISRLLGWQETAT
- a CDS encoding cupin domain-containing protein; amino-acid sequence: MNIENQEFKTLQEALKANTGRFVDKRFDWEAFPSNIGFPDLSRAQMRYIGAGGSPKVGDNTTLKPDHFTLSLIYKEPGKYAACHSHEIEESFLIIDGSLIVGWEKDGEVVEVNLGPKDMILNAREIGHGFRVDGVEPVLMSISVDVGKPLPPVYHYHPKEHAPELARSFGAEPGKTMPFDPNGSHPLQKLMGKYVARHNELETIWDDAGFTRKVYCGPGGVETDTCRKEMLGIPSRVGVKPFTRDVEDAFLVLEGSLTVGWEENGETTEVELGPRDLVKTPAGRKHWFRNNSATPATVWYVVGSAVPETVKFEKA